In Zingiber officinale cultivar Zhangliang chromosome 6A, Zo_v1.1, whole genome shotgun sequence, a single genomic region encodes these proteins:
- the LOC121994091 gene encoding GDSL esterase/lipase At1g28590-like, with translation MATASSCFFILLFGLLLLLQVQVHARRRSCFSAIFSFGDSLQDTGNFAQAFFNTTVSRSPWGNTYFHRPTGRFSDGRLIIDFIAERVGLPLVQPYLAGGDFSKGANFAFAGATALSPNELGRFGVDTTGCLSKNTLRAQINWFDQLLQSNPSFQDPNFLESSLFIVGEIGGNDYNAALHQHLPYRKLIRIVPRVIHAISSTITRLIGMGAKTLVVPGNLPIGCIPAWLWQYRRDDPSDYDGNGCLLWLNRFSEYHNVRLTAQLSRLARTYPNVTIAYADYFGAGMRMFSDQPRFGISEPFAACCGGNGHCCRDPEKYASWEGFHPTEATYKAIYEGLVDGPFAIPLLKKKC, from the exons ATGGCGACTGCCTCGTCCTGCTTTTTTATACTCCTCTTcgggctgctgctgctgctgcaggtGCAGGTCCATGCAAGGCGGCGCAGCTGCTTCTCTGCCATATTCAGCTTCGGCGACTCGCTGCAGGACACCGGCAACTTCGCCCAAGCCTTCTTCAATACCACCGTCAGCCGGTCGCCGTGGGGGAATACCTACTTCCACCGCCCCACCGGCCGCTTCTCTGACGGCCGACTCATCATAGACTTTATCG CGGAACGCGTTGGGCTGCCGTTGGTGCAGCCCTACCTCGCCGGAGGAGACTTCTCCAAAGGAGCAAACTTCGCCTTCGCCGGAGCGACAGCGTTGAGCCCGAACGAATTGGGTAGGTTCGGGGTGGATACGACTGGGTGCCTGAGTAAGAACACCCTGCGCGCCCAAATTAACTGGTTCGATCAACTCCTCCAGTCCAATCCTTCGTTtcaag ATCCCAACTTCCTGGAGAGCTCCCTGTTCATAGTTGGGGAGATCGGAGGTAATGACTACAACGCAGCTCTCCATCAGCATCTTCCATATCGCAAACTCATAAGGATCGTCCCCCGTGTAATTCACGCCATCTCCTCCACTATCACT AGGTTGATCGGAATGGGCGCAAAAACGTTGGTGGTCCCCGGAAACCTGCCCATCGGCTGTATCCCGGCGTGGCTCTGGCAGTATCGCCGGGACGACCCCAGCGACTACGACGGCAACGGCTGTCTGCTGTGGCTGAACCGGTTCTCCGAGTACCACAACGTCCGCTTGACGGCTCAGTTGAGCCGGCTCGCGAGGACATACCCCAACGTGACCATCGCGTATGCTGATTATTTCGGGGCCGGGATGCGGATGTTCTCCGACCAACCCCGGTTCG GAATCAGCGAACCTTTTGCTGCTTGTTGCGGAGGCAACGGGCATTGTTGCAGAGACCCGGAGAAATATGCTTCGTGGGAGGGGTTCCACCCGACGGAGGCAACTTACAAGGCCATTTACGAAGGTTTGGTCGACGGACCATTTGCAATTCCTTTACTGAAGAAAAAATGCTGA